A single window of Metallosphaera hakonensis JCM 8857 = DSM 7519 DNA harbors:
- the carA gene encoding glutamine-hydrolyzing carbamoyl-phosphate synthase small subunit gives MTYCKRGTEGLIYLEDGTLLHGCGFGSSGVKFGEVVFTTAMNGYPESMTDPSYRGQIMIITHPLVGNYGVPEPQFRNGILQNFESEQIQIEGLVVTEETDPSKWNSSKSLHQWMSEQNIPGVSSVDTRLLVKKVRTLGSMMGVIASGVSVDDPAGYIKARYDEIDFTKFTSPKSPIVHQNDSDQLIVLVDCGVKHGILDELFKAGFTIVRVPCKSTVDEIMNYSPKGIVFGNGPGNPNILKDLVKTFSAVMEYKLPTLGICLGHQVATLAMSGNVRKMKFGHRAINKPVVDLTTNRCYISTHNHGYGVYKEDVPPDTQIWFVNPDDGVVEGLAHKRLPVITTQFHPESRPGPNDNTWIFQKFRKMVIKNEGN, from the coding sequence ATGACATACTGCAAGAGGGGAACTGAAGGACTGATATACCTAGAGGATGGAACTTTACTCCACGGCTGTGGCTTTGGATCTAGTGGGGTGAAGTTCGGGGAAGTAGTGTTCACCACTGCCATGAACGGATATCCAGAGTCTATGACTGACCCCTCGTATAGAGGGCAAATCATGATTATAACCCATCCACTTGTGGGGAATTACGGAGTTCCCGAACCACAATTCAGGAACGGTATACTACAGAACTTCGAGTCGGAACAGATCCAAATTGAGGGTCTGGTGGTAACAGAGGAGACTGATCCCTCGAAGTGGAACTCCTCCAAGAGTTTGCATCAATGGATGAGCGAACAGAACATTCCAGGAGTGTCGTCTGTCGATACGAGGCTTCTGGTAAAGAAGGTTAGAACTTTGGGTTCAATGATGGGAGTAATAGCTTCAGGAGTAAGTGTTGACGATCCAGCAGGTTACATAAAGGCCAGATACGACGAAATAGACTTCACTAAGTTCACTTCTCCCAAATCGCCCATTGTTCATCAAAATGATTCAGATCAGCTAATAGTACTGGTGGATTGCGGAGTAAAACATGGCATTCTTGATGAATTGTTCAAGGCTGGATTCACTATCGTAAGAGTGCCGTGCAAATCCACCGTAGATGAAATAATGAACTATTCGCCAAAGGGAATTGTGTTTGGAAATGGACCAGGGAATCCAAACATACTCAAGGATCTAGTTAAGACGTTTTCGGCTGTTATGGAGTACAAATTGCCAACCTTAGGTATCTGCCTGGGTCACCAGGTGGCTACGTTGGCTATGAGCGGAAATGTAAGGAAGATGAAGTTTGGACATAGGGCAATAAATAAGCCAGTTGTGGACTTAACGACAAACAGGTGCTACATTTCCACTCATAATCATGGATACGGTGTTTATAAGGAAGACGTACCACCGGATACGCAGATCTGGTTCGTGAACCCAGATGATGGAGTGGTCGAGGGTCTTGCGCACAAGCGGTTACCAGTGATAACTACTCAATTTCATCCTGAATCGAGACCTGGACCCAATGATAACACTTGGATTTTCCAGAAATTTAGGAAAATGGTGATAAAAAATGAAGGGAATTAA
- the argH gene encoding argininosuccinate lyase, which produces MLYRRWGSKDDLVVTYTSSSKEDVRIMEKVKEVMKAHVIELFLSGYLSKEDARKLLLGINTFTSIDPSYEDVHEALEDHLIKQAGEAGGSIGLGRSRNDHVATALRLQMRDEILELLEFLINFRMTLISRAEENLSTPFIVYTHFQPAQPTTFGHYLLYAEEEVASRWESIYRTLDLVNRSPLGSGAIVGSSVNLNRRREASFLGFKDVLLNTISSTSSRSDLISAIMEIANLMLSLSRIVEDIILLSSKFLGIVELPDSHVSTSSLMPQKRNAVTMEVLRARISKVVGDVMTVMNMYKSIPSGYNLDLQEINPFLWDVLDESRMGLEVLNDLMSKVKVKEIKADNEMLATDEAEILTSKGIRFRQAYHEISKAVREAKFVPSITMEQSVSRKVVEGSPSPQRMKESISFARERVTIHEKTLREYKNEILKGEGELRLIENDILQEGN; this is translated from the coding sequence ATGCTCTACAGAAGGTGGGGTTCCAAAGACGATTTGGTGGTAACGTACACTTCATCGTCTAAGGAAGACGTCAGGATCATGGAGAAGGTAAAGGAAGTTATGAAGGCTCATGTTATTGAATTATTTCTCTCGGGATATCTCTCAAAAGAGGACGCAAGAAAATTACTTCTTGGCATAAATACCTTCACCTCAATTGATCCATCCTACGAAGACGTTCATGAGGCACTTGAGGATCACCTCATAAAACAGGCTGGAGAGGCTGGAGGCTCCATAGGCCTTGGAAGGAGCAGAAACGACCATGTGGCCACCGCGCTCAGGCTACAGATGAGAGATGAGATCTTGGAACTCCTGGAATTCCTCATTAATTTTAGAATGACACTTATTAGTAGGGCGGAAGAGAACCTTAGTACTCCATTCATCGTTTACACCCACTTCCAACCAGCTCAACCCACAACCTTTGGTCATTATCTCCTTTATGCAGAGGAAGAGGTTGCCTCTAGATGGGAGTCTATATATAGAACCCTTGACCTAGTTAACCGATCTCCCTTAGGTAGCGGGGCCATAGTCGGAAGTTCGGTCAACCTCAACAGGAGGAGAGAAGCTTCATTCCTGGGATTTAAGGACGTGTTGCTAAATACGATCTCTTCTACTTCCTCCAGGTCTGACCTGATTTCGGCGATCATGGAAATAGCTAACCTCATGCTGTCCTTAAGTAGAATTGTAGAGGACATTATTCTCCTTTCATCGAAGTTCCTGGGAATCGTGGAGTTACCCGATTCACACGTTAGTACTAGTTCCCTGATGCCACAGAAAAGAAACGCAGTGACCATGGAGGTCCTCAGAGCTAGGATCTCCAAGGTAGTTGGGGACGTGATGACAGTTATGAACATGTACAAATCCATCCCCTCAGGATACAACCTTGATCTTCAGGAGATCAATCCGTTCCTCTGGGACGTTTTAGATGAGTCAAGGATGGGGTTAGAAGTACTCAATGACCTCATGTCAAAGGTCAAGGTGAAGGAAATTAAGGCCGATAACGAGATGCTAGCTACCGATGAGGCAGAAATATTGACAAGTAAGGGAATTAGATTTAGACAGGCCTATCATGAGATATCCAAGGCTGTTAGAGAAGCTAAGTTCGTCCCATCAATAACTATGGAGCAATCCGTATCAAGGAAGGTGGTTGAAGGTAGCCCGAGTCCTCAGAGAATGAAGGAGAGTATTTCCTTCGCCAGGGAAAGAGTTACTATACATGAAAAAACGCTAAGAGAATATAAAAATGAGATCCTAAAAGGAGAAGGGGAATTGAGGTTGATAGAAAATGACATACTGCAAGAGGGGAACTGA
- a CDS encoding argininosuccinate synthase: MKIVLAYSGGLDTTVAIRWLKETYHADVISVSVDVGQKDDFKKIEERAYVAGASKHYLIDAKEEFAEKFAFKDVKMNGLYEEVYPLATALARPLIAEKVAQVASAEGTDYVAHGSTSKGNDQVRFDLALKTALDNVKIIAPARIWKMTREDEIAFAKEKGIPIKTESSKYSIDENLWGRSIEGDIISDPSIEVPEDAFELTQVRKNDRLRLNIEFDRGVPVKINGEKMNPSGIISFLNDEIGARGFGRVEHLENRVVGFKSREVYEAPAALALIAAHKDLEKTVLTPSELRFKREIDMLWSDLVYQGLWYEPLREVLDKTGDELNRWVSGEVKIEVDNKSLRILGRSSPYSPYSEKISSYNKGWYPTDEEARGFIEIWGMHSLLARKARSE; the protein is encoded by the coding sequence ATGAAAATAGTTCTCGCATATTCTGGAGGCTTAGATACCACTGTGGCAATTAGGTGGTTAAAGGAGACCTATCATGCAGATGTAATCAGTGTGAGCGTCGACGTTGGACAGAAGGACGACTTCAAGAAAATAGAGGAAAGGGCATATGTGGCAGGAGCTTCTAAGCACTACCTTATAGACGCTAAAGAGGAATTTGCCGAGAAGTTTGCCTTCAAGGACGTGAAAATGAACGGACTTTATGAGGAAGTCTATCCTTTAGCAACTGCGTTGGCGAGACCATTAATTGCTGAGAAGGTAGCCCAGGTGGCATCTGCGGAAGGCACGGACTACGTCGCCCATGGCTCCACATCTAAGGGCAACGATCAGGTTAGGTTCGACCTAGCTCTAAAGACCGCCCTGGACAATGTTAAGATAATTGCTCCCGCTAGAATTTGGAAAATGACCAGAGAGGACGAAATAGCGTTTGCCAAGGAAAAGGGTATCCCCATAAAGACTGAAAGCAGCAAATACAGTATCGATGAAAACTTGTGGGGAAGGAGCATTGAGGGAGATATAATTTCAGATCCTTCGATAGAAGTTCCAGAGGACGCCTTTGAGCTTACCCAAGTTCGGAAGAACGACAGGTTAAGGTTGAACATAGAGTTCGATAGAGGTGTACCAGTTAAGATAAACGGTGAGAAGATGAATCCATCCGGGATCATATCTTTTCTAAATGACGAGATTGGGGCTAGGGGATTCGGAAGAGTGGAACACCTCGAAAACAGGGTAGTTGGATTCAAATCAAGAGAAGTTTACGAGGCGCCAGCAGCATTGGCCTTAATTGCAGCCCACAAGGACTTGGAGAAAACGGTGTTAACGCCAAGCGAACTAAGGTTTAAGAGAGAGATAGACATGCTGTGGTCCGACCTAGTCTATCAAGGGCTTTGGTATGAGCCACTTAGGGAGGTATTGGACAAGACCGGCGACGAATTGAATAGGTGGGTCTCAGGCGAAGTAAAAATTGAGGTCGATAACAAGAGCCTAAGGATATTGGGAAGGAGTTCTCCCTATTCCCCCTACTCTGAGAAGATATCGTCATATAATAAGGGTTGGTATCCAACTGACGAAGAGGCCAGAGGCTTCATAGAGATATGGGGTATGCATTCACTTTTGGCTCGGAAAGCGAGGTCTGAGTGA
- the purM gene encoding phosphoribosylformylglycinamidine cyclo-ligase — MVSEYRKSGVDLNKLKDIHREVASMISSTYKRTILGAGHYSGVIEINNMKLAIHVDGVGTKTLLAKRMKKYSNIGIDCVAMNVNDLISIGAKPLAIVDYIAIDEPSEGIISEIIQGIVSGAKEADADVVGGETAVMKDVVNGFDVSCTAMGVVDKLITGDDVRPGDVLIGLASNGVHSNGYTLIRRLLDQGKLSWEDWGEELLKPTRIYVKPVMSVLHLIKGAGHITGGSFSKLRRITKYSLDITLPEPPAIFKAIELAGVPHEEMYRVFNMGVGMILFADKTNVEEILRILNPFVPSFIVGEVGNDLGKIRITTHKSELLYV; from the coding sequence CTGGTGAGCGAATATAGAAAGTCTGGAGTGGACCTCAATAAACTAAAGGACATACATAGGGAAGTAGCCTCGATGATATCCTCCACTTATAAGAGAACAATTCTTGGTGCAGGCCATTACTCTGGGGTTATTGAGATAAATAACATGAAGTTGGCTATACACGTTGATGGAGTTGGAACCAAGACCCTTTTAGCTAAAAGGATGAAGAAATATTCAAATATAGGAATAGATTGCGTCGCCATGAATGTCAATGATTTGATCAGTATTGGTGCAAAGCCTTTAGCTATAGTTGACTACATTGCCATAGACGAGCCCTCTGAAGGGATCATCTCTGAGATAATCCAAGGGATAGTGAGTGGAGCAAAGGAAGCCGATGCAGACGTGGTTGGCGGAGAGACAGCAGTAATGAAGGATGTAGTAAACGGCTTTGATGTTTCCTGTACGGCAATGGGGGTTGTAGACAAGTTAATAACTGGAGACGACGTTAGACCAGGCGACGTTTTAATTGGATTGGCCAGTAACGGAGTACACTCTAACGGTTACACTCTAATCCGTAGGCTCCTAGATCAAGGAAAGTTGTCCTGGGAGGATTGGGGGGAAGAGCTTTTGAAACCCACAAGAATTTACGTCAAACCAGTCATGAGTGTCCTTCACCTAATTAAGGGGGCTGGTCACATCACGGGGGGATCCTTTTCCAAGTTGAGGAGGATCACCAAGTACTCCCTTGACATAACTCTCCCTGAACCCCCCGCTATTTTTAAGGCGATAGAGCTTGCTGGAGTCCCACACGAGGAGATGTATAGGGTTTTCAACATGGGAGTGGGAATGATCCTCTTTGCAGACAAGACAAATGTGGAAGAAATACTTCGTATACTGAATCCCTTCGTACCTAGCTTTATTGTAGGGGAGGTAGGGAATGATTTAGGAAAGATTAGAATAACCACACACAAATCTGAGCTTCTTTACGTATAG
- the purD gene encoding phosphoribosylamine--glycine ligase has translation MKVLLIGDGAREHAMAEALASSPQGYRVYALSSYINPGIREAVIRTGGEYLKGNINSQEEIDSAIRKVSPDFGVVGPEDPLFHGAADVFRRNGIPVVGPNSSNAEIERSKVWMRQIMWKYKIDGRLRFRSFTSLEEASKFIVDYGGSVAVKPAEQVGGKGVKVVADIQAYLSNEKRRALSKSVDEIGSLVKNEVKIIIEEKVDGPEYTLHVLTDGHTFLPLPLAQDYKHAYQDGIGPETGGMGSISGPGNLLPFINSEEYDKTFRIVQDTANAIKQETGYSYKGFISGQMMLTELWGPTVIEFYSRMGDPETSSIIPRISSDFGYLLQLTAEEKLSKAKLEVTEEPSVVRAVAPLGYPLRRDLATGKEFQLDVRAMEEKGCKVYFGSISYEGGKLISRGSRALELAALGSFEDASRRLDGCIKMISANTELVYRTDIGRTLDEQMEKVEIVRYSYQNRVKRGSLGVSADWAPNGGLW, from the coding sequence ATGAAGGTTCTACTGATAGGAGATGGAGCCAGGGAGCATGCCATGGCTGAAGCCCTAGCCAGTTCTCCTCAAGGCTACAGGGTGTACGCTCTCTCGTCATACATCAATCCTGGTATCAGGGAGGCTGTAATAAGAACCGGAGGTGAGTACTTGAAAGGGAACATAAACTCTCAAGAAGAAATAGATTCGGCAATAAGGAAAGTTAGCCCAGACTTTGGAGTTGTGGGACCAGAGGATCCGCTCTTTCACGGTGCAGCCGATGTGTTCAGGAGGAACGGGATTCCAGTGGTTGGACCAAATAGTTCCAATGCCGAGATAGAGAGATCAAAGGTCTGGATGAGACAAATAATGTGGAAATATAAGATCGACGGCAGACTAAGGTTCAGAAGCTTCACGAGCTTGGAAGAGGCATCCAAGTTTATTGTGGACTACGGTGGATCCGTGGCGGTGAAACCGGCAGAACAGGTGGGTGGTAAGGGCGTTAAGGTCGTAGCTGATATTCAGGCTTATCTTTCCAACGAGAAGAGGAGAGCTCTAAGTAAGAGCGTGGATGAGATTGGGTCCCTAGTGAAGAATGAGGTGAAAATAATCATCGAGGAGAAAGTTGATGGACCGGAGTACACGCTCCACGTTTTAACTGATGGACACACCTTTCTACCACTCCCGTTAGCTCAGGACTATAAGCATGCCTACCAAGATGGAATTGGGCCTGAGACTGGGGGGATGGGCTCCATCTCGGGACCAGGGAACCTGCTTCCCTTTATAAACTCGGAGGAATACGACAAAACATTCCGTATAGTCCAGGACACAGCCAATGCAATAAAACAAGAAACTGGTTATTCCTATAAGGGTTTTATATCAGGCCAAATGATGTTAACTGAGTTATGGGGACCTACGGTTATAGAATTCTACTCTAGAATGGGTGACCCAGAAACTTCATCCATAATTCCAAGAATAAGTTCAGACTTCGGATATCTCTTGCAACTCACCGCTGAGGAGAAGCTATCCAAGGCCAAACTCGAGGTAACAGAAGAACCGTCTGTTGTTAGGGCAGTTGCCCCGTTGGGTTACCCGCTGAGAAGAGATCTGGCCACAGGAAAGGAGTTCCAGCTGGACGTGAGGGCAATGGAGGAGAAGGGTTGTAAAGTCTACTTCGGCTCGATCTCTTATGAAGGAGGGAAGCTAATTAGTCGTGGATCTAGAGCTCTTGAACTAGCGGCCTTGGGAAGCTTTGAAGACGCGTCAAGGAGACTTGACGGATGTATCAAGATGATCTCAGCTAATACAGAACTGGTATACAGAACCGACATTGGGAGAACCTTGGACGAACAAATGGAAAAGGTAGAGATAGTAAGGTATTCGTATCAAAACAGGGTTAAACGTGGGTCTTTAGGAGTCTCGGCAGATTGGGCTCCCAACGGTGGTCTCTGGTGA
- a CDS encoding amidophosphoribosyltransferase has protein sequence MAGIVGVLAFDRIWNVSKFLYYSMIGLQHRGYATSGVVMLNEGMESFINDVSPEDLEFQLDGWAGIGYTGSRRGYPIHNDEVAISVDGVLKDPQGFLRTFTKDREKALEEAKGAFSLVALTREGEVIGYRDETGVRPLSLGGFGFDMGIIASEPVAMNVIGGDFRREILPGEMVTISGLNVKSVILKEPKKAYCSIEYVYQARIDSFVNEGNVYETRVRIGEQLADEKPIYADTVIGVPETALPFAVGYSRKLGIPLDLGFTRTGSPIRTMLASDSFLKIVGVQLKLNPIKGAVFGKRVVLIDDSMVTGTTLKNTIMSLRRLGAKEVHVLIGSPKLVSSCPYGIEVPEDKELIAANLSEDDIAKVLGADSIHWLSLEGLQKAISRSTLCTGCMTKSYPKVI, from the coding sequence ATGGCAGGAATAGTAGGCGTTTTAGCCTTCGATAGAATATGGAACGTGTCCAAGTTCCTATACTACTCCATGATAGGTTTACAACATAGGGGATATGCAACCAGTGGGGTAGTAATGTTAAATGAAGGAATGGAGTCTTTTATAAATGACGTCTCTCCAGAGGACCTAGAGTTTCAGCTTGATGGGTGGGCAGGAATTGGGTACACTGGATCAAGGAGAGGTTACCCAATACACAACGATGAGGTAGCGATTTCGGTCGATGGTGTGCTTAAGGACCCACAGGGCTTCCTAAGGACTTTCACCAAGGATAGGGAGAAAGCATTGGAGGAGGCCAAGGGAGCTTTCTCTCTGGTGGCACTAACCAGGGAAGGTGAAGTAATAGGGTATAGAGACGAGACCGGAGTGAGACCATTGAGCCTCGGGGGATTCGGATTTGATATGGGGATAATAGCGTCCGAACCTGTAGCTATGAATGTGATAGGCGGAGACTTCAGAAGGGAGATATTGCCAGGTGAAATGGTGACAATCTCCGGCCTTAATGTGAAGTCCGTAATCCTCAAGGAACCCAAAAAGGCCTATTGTTCCATAGAGTACGTGTATCAGGCGAGGATAGATAGTTTCGTCAATGAAGGTAACGTCTACGAGACGAGAGTTAGAATCGGGGAGCAACTGGCCGATGAGAAGCCGATTTACGCTGATACTGTAATAGGGGTACCAGAAACCGCGCTTCCCTTTGCTGTGGGCTATTCCAGGAAGCTGGGTATCCCATTGGATCTGGGATTCACCAGGACAGGGAGCCCCATAAGGACTATGCTTGCGTCAGACAGCTTCCTTAAGATTGTTGGTGTTCAGCTAAAACTTAATCCCATAAAAGGGGCAGTATTTGGGAAGAGAGTTGTCCTTATAGACGATTCCATGGTAACTGGGACTACGCTCAAAAATACTATCATGAGTTTGAGACGCTTAGGAGCTAAGGAAGTTCACGTGCTCATAGGAAGCCCGAAACTGGTGTCGTCGTGCCCATACGGAATAGAGGTCCCAGAAGATAAGGAACTTATAGCTGCAAATCTAAGCGAGGATGACATAGCCAAGGTCCTAGGTGCAGACTCTATACACTGGCTCTCCTTGGAGGGTTTACAAAAGGCTATATCGAGGTCTACACTGTGTACCGGTTGCATGACTAAGAGCTATCCAAAGGTGATATGA
- the purF gene encoding amidophosphoribosyltransferase: protein MKEHCGVFGVVGPDSTRLTYEGLKLLQHRGQESAGISWIENGKIKTSKGLGLVGEALNPGDIGISSFSIGHVRYSTTGATTLQEAQPLDDGEISVSFNGTITNHFKFGRYSTDTEFILGFLSKEISSGRSLESSAKAFMDVADGAFSLLILSVSGEIVALRDPRGFRPLVLGEIGENKVIASEDSAIRQLGGRVVGSVHPGEMVILNERGFYREKVHTLQTTTCSFEYIYFSRPDSEIDGISVYTSRIKLGEILAEHHPAKGDIVVPVPDSSRPIALGFSRASGIPLEEALVRTVTSKRSFIMPSNEARNDVLKEKFGVVESAINEKRVILVDDSIVRGNTMKRLVTSLKSAGAKEVHVRIGSPMIKYPCYMGIDFPKRSELIGNLGSEAMIAREIGADSVEYLSVNEMEQAIGRTTLCKACFTGYYPLKGRYDLSNLESVFAR from the coding sequence ATGAAGGAACATTGCGGAGTTTTCGGAGTAGTAGGACCCGATTCCACTAGGCTGACATATGAGGGACTTAAGTTGCTACAACATAGGGGGCAAGAATCTGCAGGGATATCCTGGATAGAGAATGGGAAAATCAAGACAAGTAAGGGTTTGGGTCTGGTTGGAGAGGCCTTAAACCCTGGAGATATAGGTATTTCAAGTTTCTCCATAGGTCACGTGAGGTACTCCACAACTGGGGCAACAACGTTGCAGGAGGCCCAACCCCTTGATGATGGAGAGATATCCGTTTCCTTCAACGGTACCATAACCAATCACTTCAAGTTTGGTAGATACTCCACGGACACGGAGTTCATTCTGGGCTTTCTTTCAAAGGAGATTTCCTCTGGGAGGAGCCTTGAAAGTTCTGCTAAGGCTTTTATGGACGTCGCGGACGGTGCGTTCTCTCTTCTAATCCTCTCAGTCTCCGGAGAAATAGTTGCCTTAAGAGATCCTAGGGGATTCCGCCCCCTAGTCTTAGGGGAAATAGGGGAGAACAAAGTAATAGCGTCCGAGGATTCCGCAATAAGGCAACTCGGCGGAAGGGTTGTCGGATCTGTGCATCCTGGGGAGATGGTGATATTGAACGAGAGGGGATTCTATAGGGAGAAGGTTCACACTCTGCAAACCACTACATGCTCTTTCGAGTACATATACTTCTCAAGGCCGGACTCCGAGATAGACGGGATTTCGGTCTACACCTCAAGGATAAAGCTTGGTGAGATCCTCGCTGAGCACCATCCTGCTAAGGGAGACATAGTGGTACCAGTTCCGGACTCGTCTAGACCCATAGCTCTAGGTTTCTCCAGGGCTAGCGGGATACCCCTTGAGGAGGCTCTAGTCAGGACCGTCACATCTAAGAGGTCTTTTATAATGCCTTCAAATGAGGCCAGGAATGACGTGCTCAAGGAGAAATTTGGTGTAGTCGAGTCGGCCATAAATGAGAAAAGGGTTATTCTAGTTGATGACTCCATCGTTAGGGGGAACACAATGAAACGGCTCGTAACATCACTCAAGAGCGCAGGTGCTAAGGAGGTACACGTGAGGATAGGTTCACCAATGATTAAATACCCATGTTATATGGGAATTGACTTCCCAAAGAGGTCTGAATTGATAGGGAACTTGGGGAGTGAGGCCATGATCGCACGTGAGATTGGAGCAGACTCCGTTGAATATCTTTCGGTTAACGAAATGGAACAGGCTATAGGAAGGACTACCCTATGTAAGGCCTGTTTTACCGGGTATTACCCGCTCAAGGGTAGATACGATCTCTCCAATTTGGAGAGTGTGTTCGCTAGGTGA
- the purL gene encoding phosphoribosylformylglycinamidine synthase subunit PurL, whose amino-acid sequence MMLTLSNNEMEVARRVLGREPKESEWKLLDALWSEHCSYKSSKVFLRSLPSTGPNVIMSIEDWQDAGAVDIGDGLALVLKVESHNHPSAIDPFNGAATGVGGILRDIISKGAKPIALLDMIRVGKLDDRGKWLLKNIIAGIGFYGNNVGVPVVGGELSFDETFNDNPLVDVACAGIVPKDSVVPSVVREAGLRLVLAGFTGLDGLGGASFASRKLSGMDEIGAVQIADPFAGKIIIDVTLEIAKEVEAIKDLGGGGLAVAVTEMANGLGATVHLEKVPLRFKFLSPEDIIISETQERMLFAVKPDKVEKICSKFREYNYPCEDIGEITEDPRIRFLYNDEVVTDLPSDLLLSPPLNVWPMERPPRRARPVREVSVEEALITVLSHPDLVNKEWAYSQYDYEVGTSTLIKPGQADSAVIELPNGKHLALKGDANQDLCAEDAYECGKSIVAEAYRNLATVGARGIAVVDHLQFGDPRKPDVYQDFVDAVRGISEASRFFSIPVVGGKVSFHNEDKNGNPIKPTPLVVMAGLVEGKIGRNKVTEGNLVLLGETRNELIGTLFGRIYGGRGELSRARLMEDLISSNLVIKGINEGKVKWNKDISKGGIAGAVLKIIAEGFSVRIVSSSIVGTSEMLGKLFSENGGRFLVITDDPQWFMYQSGRMGLTASVIGKVSKGDPDLILDERKISLGKVVENYYSYLEGEL is encoded by the coding sequence ATGATGCTCACACTTTCTAACAATGAAATGGAAGTTGCCAGAAGGGTACTTGGAAGGGAACCGAAGGAGTCCGAATGGAAGCTACTTGATGCACTTTGGTCGGAGCATTGTTCCTATAAAAGTTCTAAGGTTTTCCTAAGAAGCTTACCTAGCACCGGGCCAAACGTTATCATGAGCATAGAGGACTGGCAAGACGCGGGAGCAGTGGATATCGGGGATGGTCTGGCTTTAGTCCTAAAAGTGGAGAGTCACAATCATCCATCAGCCATAGATCCCTTTAATGGAGCTGCGACGGGAGTCGGGGGTATCCTAAGGGATATCATTAGTAAAGGCGCTAAACCCATAGCCCTACTTGACATGATAAGAGTAGGGAAGCTTGACGATAGGGGCAAATGGTTACTTAAAAATATCATTGCAGGGATAGGCTTCTACGGTAACAACGTTGGGGTACCGGTGGTAGGTGGAGAACTTTCCTTTGATGAAACCTTTAACGATAATCCCTTGGTGGACGTAGCGTGTGCCGGAATAGTGCCTAAGGATAGCGTTGTACCAAGCGTGGTCCGCGAGGCCGGGCTCAGGTTGGTTCTGGCAGGCTTCACAGGACTGGATGGATTGGGAGGAGCTTCCTTTGCATCGAGGAAATTGAGCGGAATGGACGAAATAGGGGCAGTTCAAATAGCAGATCCATTTGCGGGAAAAATAATTATCGACGTGACCTTGGAGATAGCGAAAGAGGTAGAAGCCATTAAGGACCTGGGAGGAGGTGGCTTGGCAGTGGCCGTAACCGAAATGGCTAACGGATTAGGGGCAACAGTGCATCTGGAGAAAGTACCCTTGAGGTTCAAGTTCCTTTCGCCAGAGGACATCATCATTTCCGAGACGCAAGAGCGAATGCTATTCGCTGTGAAACCAGACAAGGTCGAGAAGATCTGCTCCAAGTTCAGGGAATATAATTACCCTTGCGAGGACATAGGAGAAATAACTGAAGATCCAAGAATAAGGTTTCTCTACAACGACGAAGTTGTGACAGATCTCCCTTCGGATTTACTCCTTTCTCCTCCATTAAACGTTTGGCCCATGGAAAGACCGCCAAGAAGAGCGCGACCGGTTAGAGAAGTCAGCGTCGAGGAGGCCCTCATTACCGTGTTGTCGCATCCAGACCTGGTCAATAAAGAGTGGGCGTACTCGCAATACGACTATGAAGTGGGGACCTCAACCTTGATTAAGCCAGGGCAGGCCGATAGCGCAGTTATAGAATTGCCAAATGGAAAACATTTGGCCCTCAAGGGAGACGCAAATCAGGACCTATGCGCAGAGGACGCCTATGAATGCGGTAAGTCCATAGTGGCCGAGGCCTACAGGAACCTCGCCACAGTTGGGGCCAGGGGCATAGCCGTGGTAGATCACCTTCAGTTTGGCGATCCTAGAAAACCAGATGTGTACCAGGACTTCGTGGATGCTGTGAGAGGAATCTCTGAGGCATCGAGGTTCTTTTCTATTCCTGTCGTTGGAGGAAAGGTCTCATTCCATAATGAGGATAAGAACGGGAATCCAATTAAACCCACACCCCTTGTTGTAATGGCTGGACTGGTGGAGGGAAAGATTGGTAGGAACAAGGTCACTGAAGGAAATCTCGTCCTCTTGGGGGAGACGAGGAACGAGTTGATAGGGACGTTGTTTGGAAGGATTTACGGAGGTCGTGGTGAACTATCTAGAGCTAGACTCATGGAGGACTTGATATCTTCCAACCTAGTCATCAAGGGAATCAATGAGGGGAAAGTTAAGTGGAATAAGGACATTTCAAAGGGCGGAATTGCAGGAGCGGTCCTTAAAATAATCGCCGAAGGGTTCTCGGTCAGAATAGTCTCATCATCAATAGTTGGGACCTCTGAGATGTTGGGGAAACTTTTCTCAGAAAATGGAGGGAGATTCCTTGTGATAACCGATGATCCACAGTGGTTCATGTATCAGTCGGGGAGGATGGGATTAACTGCCTCTGTTATAGGTAAGGTGAGTAAGGGGGACCCTGACTTAATCCTGGATGAGAGGAAGATTTCCCTAGGAAAAGTGGTGGAGAACTACTACTCTTACTTGGAGGGAGAGTTATGA